In one window of Onychomys torridus chromosome 5, mOncTor1.1, whole genome shotgun sequence DNA:
- the LOC118583508 gene encoding calmodulin-like protein 3, with the protein MANQLTEEQIAEFKEAFSLFDKDGDGCITTQELGTVMRSLGQNPTEAELQGMVNEIDKDGNGTVDFPEFLSMMSRKMKDTDSEEEIREAFRVFDKDGNGYVSAAELRHVMTRLGEKLSDEEVEEMIRAADTDGDGQVNYEEFVHMLVSK; encoded by the coding sequence ATGGCCAACCAGCTGACTGAGGAGCAAATCGCTGAGTTCAAGGAGGCCTTCTCTCTGTTTGACAAGGATGGGGATGGCTGCATCACCACCCAGGAACTGGGCACGGTCATGCGGTCCCTGGGTCAGAATCCCACGGAGGCTGAGCTCCAGGGCATGGTGAATGAAATCGACAAGGATGGAAATGGCACTGTGGACTTCCCTGAGTTCCTGAGCATGATGTCCAGGAAGATGAAAGACACTGACAGCGAGGAGGAGATCCGGGAGGCCTTCCGAGTGTTCGACAAGGACGGCAACGGCTATGTCAGCGCCGCCGAGCTGAGGCACGTGATGACCAGGCTGGGGGAGAAGCTGAGTGATGAGGAGGTGGAGGAAATGATACGGGCAGCAGATACAGACGGTGATGGGCAAGTGAACTATGAGGAGTTTGTCCACATGCTGGTGTCCAAGTGA